gctcaaatgtgctgttagcatgttagcagagtgatgctactgtgaaccgaggagctattgtcttgatgtgagcttctactcagggttttttcttccagttcagagcagaaattttttttgttaagatactggatgttgtgtttttctccacaattttaattataagctagatatattgctgctaacagcaacagggatgagtcagtgagtcagttgggcttgtgaatcatgattcatgagtcagtaaagtgattctcgagtattgaacgattcgttcatgattcgcgcatcactactcaactggctccttttgatgtgaaggagcagtggctctactctgagcccctctcgGATGGCCAGAGTTCTCCCCCTATCTccaagggagaggccagccacccttcggaagAAGCCCATTTCCGCTGCTTCcatgatctcgttctttcggtcactgaccacagctcgtgaccataggtgaagGCAGGGACGTAGATCAACTAGTAAACTGTGTCAGGGTCCCTGTGTCTACCCGGTCGGCTCAGTGTGgctacatgtgtttttgttttgattttgttcctgctctctccctccctctgcccttggcccacgcacctggtCACAATCACACACCTGTGGCTCATCACCCGACAGTGTTCCAGTCCCTTTATAAGATGGCAGCTCTGTGTTTCTTGTCGCTGGACCGTTGCCCTGTGTAACCAAAGCGATCGAGTGTGTGAGTTTTGGAGTgagcttttgtgttttctgtggagTGTGAAGAGGAGCGTGAGGCGTGGACAGAGTGTGGAGTAAGGAGGAGTAAGCGTCTTTTCCCCCATTCGTGTGTGGATCCCCGGAGCCCGTCCTTCCCCACTTTGTAAATAGATCACCTGGTGTTGCTGTAAATAAAGACTCTTTTGTTCTCTATTCAGAGCCTGCTgcaatcgaggagggggcctaagggtacatctttcgccatcttacaacgctgtgattgcagccattccccaactctctgtgaatggtactcatggccattgatcagtgttctttgatcagtgggttttggtcagtgattgttgatcaatggtcatgggaatttgcataattatgattaaggaactgacctcacagcccattgttccttcagtgggctggtttcagtcattatgcaaatgtactgtttataaggtttggggaaacctgcagtcagctgagactgaagaagtcacttggatgagtgacaaaacgtttctcccacaaaacgctacgtccagatgaacagattcaacttttggagaacaaggattttatttctttcagtATATCTTTATAATAATATATCAAGAAaatgaatttattaaatttgtcagcaaaagattttaaacaaaaacaaactaaagcaGTAAAAAACTGTTGTaatgactcaaaaaacacaTTCTTCTTTCCCACATGTTACATAAAATATAAGAGTGGAGTGTGTTGTAACACACATTTAAAGTGTTGCAGTCACACGTTTCTAGTATCTAATCCAGGTCATTAACAAAACTGTCTTTTAACAATTTTACAGAGAGCACAGGCAGTggaaaaacagaacaacacaaccaaagtttttacaaaaacaTCAGATTATGTCAGGAAACAGACTAGTTTACTGTTGTTTAGTATAATAGTAGAATACTGGGGAAAAATAGTAGAATAGGGAAAAATTATGAATGGATAATTCTTATTATGGGATGACTCCACACAGGTTTAGATGAAAGGTCAGCCGCAAAAAGTAGTCATAAGCTTGTAGCTCACACAGACCCGATCATTGTGTGACAATACCTGTTGTCAGGATTAACTCCAAGTTAACCACAGATCAAAAGAAGTGTGAGTCTGGAcagataaacagaaaaactaaacagaggAAGATTTATTCtagaaaaatcaaaacaagcatAGAAAGTTTTTCTCAGCAGACAgcagcaaattaaaaacaaaaaggagcaACGTAAGAAAACTGAGGAGGAGTTTGATCAGTAAGCAAAGAAGCACATAAGAACAAAGAACACGGACAAcagaggacagagagacagTCTTGACTTTAGACAACTGAGCAGAAGATGAGTGACTCTGAACAGAAGAGGAGAAAATCAGACGTCTGAGAAAAAGTCTGAGCAGAAAACTGAGAATAAATTGTTGTCAACTGAGATGAACTTTGACTCAAAGCAACTGAGCAACAACTTGGCAACTGAACAAGAGCAAATTAATGTCTGTATGAAACTGTCAGGCAGTTTGgcaacagaacagaaaacaagtGATTCTCAACAACTGAGCAACAATTTGGtaaatcaacaaaacaaaaatgactaAAAGTTTTGTTAATCTGAGCAAAAGAAAAGCTGCTCTGGAAACACAagcaacagtttgacaggtGAACAGAAACTCGAGACAACTTGATaccagaacaaaagaacaactcagcagataaacagaagaaaagtaaTTTGATTGGAGAGCAGAGTGATTCTCAGAGACGGTAACTCAACATGAGACGTGACGACTTTCAGGACGCCTCACTGACATTCATTGATGCAGATGATGATTTGGACTGTGAGTAACCCGAAGATAACAGTTATATTTGTTACCATTTATGATATTTTGACTTTATTgaagtatttttattattgtgaagCATTTCTATAACCAGTAACACTGAGATTTTATCTACTTCTGTCTGTAGTTTTGTGCGAGGGTCTGTGAATATAAAGTGAATGTAATCTCTAAGAGttgaaacttgagtgcagattaaaatattttgatgAACATGAAACCACCAGAAATGTTTACATGAACAAAATCAGTAAAACTGGAAAATGGAGgatgacaaacatacaaaaaaaaaaaatcagttactGAGAAGAATTAATGTGTGAAAATGTCACATGTTCAGCATCAAGAGGACAGAAACACTACATGTATAGAGGTTAATTTACATCACGGGGCCCTGCTCTCAAACCTGACGCAGATGTAACTCTGTGAAGCTCAGCAAACTCAGGGAAAATAAGAACACTAAAATTAAACATCAGTTTAATGGGGTCACTTTTGTGCTGCTCTCAGCTGCAACAATGAGTTTTATATTAAAACCGAGGATATACTGTCTGCTTTCACCATCTGTCTGTTTAGCAGTAAGTGGTTCTGCATtgtttggctagctgcactGACATAGACAAATCCAGCTGTTAGCTGTAATGTTCAGGTCTTTAAAGCATTTTATGAACGAGGAGTCTGTTTGACATGTTTTATGAACTTTAAgtacttatttcttaaatccagcttcacagacagttACATCTGAGTCAGTTTTTGAGAGCTGGGCTCCATGACGTAAATtagattttacttttttaaacttGTACAAATGGGATACAGGGAAATACAGGTAGAAaatacagggctctagagtgcgaccaatttggtcgcaaatgcgaatATATACGATACTGGAGacggcttcttcttctttagcgTTTAACGCTAGTTGATGTAATTGTGACTGGTCGACTAATCGTGGAAGCCCTAGTTGTTATTATGGGATGACTCCACACAGGTTTAGCTGAGAGGTCGGTGACAGAAAGTGATTATAGGGTTGTAGCTTACACGGTCCCGATCATTGTGTTCTTATTTGTTAGAGCAAAAGAAGTTTGAGTCTGgagaaatgaacagaaaaacTAAACGGAGGAAGATTTATTCTGGAAAAATCTAAACAAGCATAGAAAGTTTTTCTCAGCAAACAGCAGCAAGTTAAAAACTAAAAGGAGCAACGTAAGAAAACTGAGGACGAGTTTGATCAGCAAACAGAGATGAAGGTCTCAGAAATTAAAGGAGTTTGACATCTGGACAGAAGAAAACAGAATATAGACAAAAGAGGACAGAGAGACAGTCTTGACTTTAGACAACTGAGCAGAAGATGACTGACTCTGAACAGAAGAGGAGAAAATCAGACGTCTGAGAAAAAGTCTGAGCAGAAAACTGAGAATACATTATTCTGAAAGACAGTTTGACAACTCaacagaggatttttttttcaaaactgcaaTGCAACCTGTCAACTGAGATGAACTTTGACTCAAAGCAACTGAGCAACAACTTGGCAACTGAATAAGAACAAATTAATGTCTATATGAAACTGACAGACAGTTTGGCAACAGAACAGGAAAAAGTGATTCTGAATAACTGAGCAAAAAATTTGGCAAAttgacaaaacaaaacttattgaacattttttaaatctgagCAGAAGAAAAGCTGCTCTGGAAACatgagcaacagtttgacaggtGACAAGAAAGATGGTGAAGCTCAGCAAACACGATGCAATTTGATaccagaacaaaagagaaatgtCTCCCAAGCACAGCAACAACTTCTCAGTTTTCACAGAGCAATGATTCATAACCACCAAAGAGCAACTCAGAggataaacagaagaaagtGATTTGATTGGAGAGCAGAGTGATTCTCAGAGACGGTAACTGAACAGGAGACGTGACGACTTTCAGGACACCTCACTGACATTCATTGATGCAGATGATGATTTGGACTGTGAGTAATCCGAAGATAACAGTTATATTTGTTACCATTTATGATATTTTGACTCTAAATGatgtatttttattactttaaagCATTTCTAAAACCAGTAACACTGAGATTTTATCCACTTCTGTCTGTAGTTTTGTGTCATGGTCACAAGTCTGTGAATATAAAGTGAGTGTAATCTCTAAGAGTTCAAACTTAAgtgcaaattaaaatattttgatgAAAATAAAACCATCAGAAATGTTTACATgaaccaaatcacaaaaactggAAGATggaaaacatgtaaaacaaTCAGTTACTGAGCAGAGTTATTGTGTGGAAATGTCACATCAGGTGTTCAGCATTAAAGgggacatgaaacactacatgTATTAATGCTAATGTACATCATGGAGCCCagctctcaaaaactgacacaGATGTAACTCTGACTGTGAAGcttcatttaagaaataagtgcttaaAGGTATAAAAACATGTTCAGCGCCATCTTCTGTCAGTACAGAGCATCACATCACCAGGTCAGTTGGTTAGTTTCAGTCAAAAGACTCACATCAGTTTATGTTAAGTAACTAATAGCAGAACCAATAACTCAGTGAAAATAAGgacactaaaactaaacatcagTTTAATGGGGTCACTGTTGTGCTGCTCTTGGCTGCAACAATAACTTTTATGTTAAAACTGAGGATATACTGTCTGCTTTCACCGTCTGTCTCTTTAGCAGTAAGTGGTTCTGCGTTGTTTGGCGAGCTGCACTGACACAGGAAAATCCAGCTGTTAGCTGTAAGGTTCAggtctgtaaagcactttatcaACGAGGACTTCATGGACGAAAgtctgttttaaatgttttatgaaCTTTAAgttcttatttcttaaatccagttTCACAGACAGTTACATCTGAGTCAGTGTTTGAGAGCAGGACTTCATGATGTAAACTAGCCTTTATACATGTGGTGTTTTTTAATGTCCACTTTAAAGGACAAATATAATTTCATGCATTTGTCATATGAACCTGTTTTACATACAAGAACATGTTTGagttaatatttaactatttttCACATAGAACCACTTAACAGTGTCCCAGCTGTAGATCTTCTGTCGTGAGCTGAGAAAAAAAGGGTTTCTATAATCTGCAGCAGAGGACTGTGGAAATGCTTGCTGCATAAATCAGCAGCTACAAACACTGAGAACCTGCCTGGATATCAGCATAAGGACGTGTGTGAGGGGTCACTGGCTGCCCCTCATGCCTGTCCCACCTGTGGCTTCCTGTTGAAgaacaataaagtttattataaAAGCATTGTCTCCCCTTGATGTAAAGTGaagttctgttttgtgtttgagtCTTTACAGAAGGTGTGAAACATTAACTGTACCTTATAGGCTTTGTGTAGAAGGCGCAGACAGACTCTGTATCTGTGTGGAGGAGGAAATCACCTGGTTTTACTTTCATGTAAACATCTGGCCTCAGACACATAACTTATCACTTGTAATTTGTTCTGTgttgtaaagattttttttgcaaaacatgTGAAGCTGAAACACTTCTCTATCTTCTTCTGTATCAGTGAAAAATCATTAACACCTCACCTGGGATACTTGAAACAATGGTGTGTTTTGTACGGTGATGCTGTTACTCGACTAAATCAAACTGACAGTGACTTGAAAAAGTATTCATACACGTTGAACATTTACACATTTTGTCACCTTACAACcacaaatgtaaatgttttttttattgggaTGTTCTGTGATAGACCAACACAAATAGTGCATAACTGTGAAGTGGTATGAAAATGATACATGGCTTTCAAAATTTTAAGCAAGTAAAAATCTGAAAAGTGTGGCGTGCATTTGTTTTCAACCCTCCTgtgtcaatactttgtagagtCACCTTTCACTGCATTTACAGCTGCAAGTTTTTTgtggtatgtctctaccagctttgcacatctacagactgaaatgttTGCCAATTCTTTGTTGCAAAATGGCTCAAGCTCAGCCAGACTGGATGGAGAGCATCTGTGAACAGCAATCTTCAAGTCTTGCCACAGATGCTCAGTGAGAtttaggtctggactttgactgggccattctaacacaagAATATTCTTTAATCTAAACCAGGGGTAGCATGCTCAGCATGCTGAGATGTTCAAAGCTTgggatatttttttattacctAACCCTGCTTTAAACTTATCTACAACTTTAATCCTGACCTGTTTGGTGAGTTCTTTGGTCTTCATGCTGCTGTTTGTTCAGTAATGTTCTCTAACAAACCACTGAGGCCTTCACAGAGCAGGTGTATTTATAATTACACACAGTTGAACTCTATTATCTCAATAGCGGACTTCTGAAGGTAATTGAATGCACTGGATTTTGTTTGGGATATCAGAGTACAGATGGCTGAAAACAAATGCACACCAcacttttcagatttttttccttcagatgtttggtgtttaactgtttttgctgtttttgtttttttgcagtctCAGTGAATACACAGatttaaaaagatgaaaagaataaaataatacatttgaataaatgtctgttttctaACATGAGAAAAGTGCTGCCAGACCTaacttacaaaacaaactttctaAACCAGgttttctatttataaaattaactTTTGTGTACTCACTCTTAGTTCTAAGATCTTTAAACTCAATAACAGAGGAGGTGACGTCGTCATGTTCATCTGAACCtgaaatgttcatatttttatttacagaatTGTAAAAATATATCACATGAAATTAGATTcattaaatcaaaaacaaatttcATCTCTAACTGCTCTGCACAAACTGAACCTGAGTaatgttcatgtaaatggaggattaataaaagtcaatattaataatgataatacaaATGAGTTTAAATACTGACCATGTTGAAGAGAGTTGTACTCATGAGTTTCATCCTGGTTGACTCCATGATTTGTGGAGGAGCCCGGACTGTGACTCTCAGACTGGATCGacctaaaacaggaaataaacacaataaactcaaaagtaactgatgtttgtttaaaataataataaaaagtattttaccAACCTGGTGAAGCAGGAATCTgtgaaagagacaaatgttATTACACATGTTTGTCATGTATAAATTGTTCCACTGATATTTTGTGTCATGAGATCAGAatacatgtatatgtgtgaataaTTAAAGTGTATGTAGTAAATAAACTCTCTAATACAGCATGAAAAGAAGAGGCTCTTACACTTGGACTGTCTGCAGCGATACAACAAGAGCAGGAGAATAATAATGAGAGAGACTCCACAAACCAGTCCAACCATCAACCACACAGGAGATGAAGAGCTGTCAGCTCCTGACACAGTTACTGTAACAACAAacaataattaattattaataaagtataaaagaaGCATTCTGAGAGCACAAACCTCGGCTAAGGCAGCTCACTCTGTTGACAGTATTTGCTGCATTTTtagtgtatttattttgttttatttgtactgtgagaagtttgtagtgcagtaaaaataagTCCAAGCTGAGTTTTTTCAACGTGACAACaaaggcagatgtgaaatgtaaaagtgaggtcagaggtcaaacaaatgatattttaaatctttatacagTATTTTCTATATGTTGACAAGACACAGCACCTttgtaagaatcatagtttctGTGTTATAAGGATTTTTATTTAGTCataaagttgaccttgaagacctcgGTGGATGTAAGCCAAATGTTAATGGATAGTTAACATGACTGCAGCTCGTCAGTGAGGTAACCAGGCAGGTCTGCTGGGATCCTTTCTAGGAAAATAAGATTTGTATGCTAACAGATTTTCCCCTTGTTTCAGTGCCTTCCTGCTTCAAGATTCGTTTTcatgccatcattcacctccaGTCAGACGCCTGCCACCTTGGATCATTACCCCACTATTCACCACCACTCCTGCCCCCCTCAGAGCCTCTTCCTCACTTGCCTGCCTGCCCACCCTTCAGCAGTTTCCACAGACCTCTGCCTTCATCCTTTACTCCCACCTAGTCTGGACTCCAAGTAAGTCATTGTTGCAGCCACTTTATGAACACTCTCTGTCTTGTCACATTCCCTCTCAGATTTCCTGCCCTAACTGCTCTCTCCTCTCCCACAGATCTGCCGCCCTCACGCTGTTATGTCCGCTCCTCTGGCCTGTCTCTCTCACCTCAGTTAAGATGTTTATCCTTAAGTTTCGgttcatttatgttttgtttttgttgactgAGTTCAAGCTCGCAATCTGTTGTGTTAGATGAATTATCCTTTGTTTCAATAAAGAAACTTTCACTCATTACATCCTGTTTTCACCTGGGTCCCTCACTTGATTCCTGAATCACAACGATATTAAACCTGACAGTATAgagcaggggtctgcaacctttaacacccagagagccacttggacccggtttccacgcaaaagaaaacactgggagccgcaaatactttttgaaatctaaaatgaagatattggggtttttttttttacctttatgctttgtgtgaaccactaaagtaagtaagtaaaatttatttattaagcgcttttcacagacaggcagtcacaaagcgctgtacacaaatattaaaataaacaatacaatcaatagacatcatacacaatgtaaaagatcaaatgtaaatagtgtaaagaatataaaatacgtagatcaacaaaaggcttgtttgaacagaaaagtttttaactgctttctaaaagaatccacagagcaactaaagTGTGTtccttatgaaatccatgaagtgctacagagaaaattacattttatttatgcaattaacgcattttgaactcttaaagaaatataacaaaaagaaagacacccagctgaactaaaatgatccatgtagcaaacaaaaactgttgtgagccgcccttatatcgcctttgggcttttggagccttgacctgacttttaaaaaataagtggaaaaaagcactatgctgctaaaagatgaaaaatagatatttgcaaaattctgcctaaatatgtattttaccacgttaatgtgtgtggcggggcgtggtctgcagtgccgctgcaggggaggcggactcacctgagcggcacccgcaatcacgcctcgccgccttagagtctgtgctctctctgctgttgtgttgtcgagctgtgagctgaaaagttacagccggctgtatgcgtacagcaaccgtgtgtgaaaagtggtcaataaagagatgctgaaaagcgtgttcatgcaaacatcgtcgggtctgccgtgatatgtttacaataagACTTATGGTCCCGAACTtttgcgcacagcgtctgcaaatcggggcatTCATCTTcatgcaggactgtaagctgtcatctgtgaggcgtgagcagtgtttgtttttaacatagttcaaggtggagaacagctgccgacataatgtggatccgaagatccataattggcctacctggggttgaaagtctcgataaatgcacggcgtttcggcgagtataccggcttccgcgaatgtgacgcttattttgagcgatgaaaaaaataatagaatataattttatttttatagcctatttcaaaatcacaataatcttccaatttagaactacaagttaaaaaaagaactaaacacaaataaaatacacttcagctaaatacttctaatttattttcccaaaccacgcagagccgcaaaataaagactaaagagccgcatgcggctccggagccgcgggttgccgacccctggtataGAGGTATCAAATAATAGTTTTATAAATGTTCTTACAAAATAGATCCAGGTGACTTCAAGCCTTTAAATAGACAATCTAATGTTTCTTCTCAAGAATGAAACTCATTTACAGAAACACATCAAATGTTTTGATCCTGCTCACCTTTAACTGAcatccagctctgtgctgactctcttcctgagtactgacacttgtagaAACCTTCATCAGACTTTGACACTGCAGAGATCTTCAGCTCCCCTCGGGTATCATTTTGAATAAGTTTGTCAttgtgatagaaaaacacattggaaagtattttttgtgttctcaaactgcagctcagactaacagaagctccctcagtcacaggatgaacaggactcaccaggatagaaaaatgttctgtaaaacaaaacaaaacaaaaaacaaacatattgtTTCAGTCAGACCAGCTGTTGCACACTTTTAGAAAAAGCTGTGAGTCGTGTCTCATGATCTACATGGATTCCTGGCTTCAGAGAGATTTTCTGAGATTTTCCTTTTGGAGATCTCAGCCTGGTTTTAATGATTGGAGAGGTTTGAAAAAGTGACAACATTTAATGATTGAGATGTTCAGTTACAGTGGGTTCACCATGTGGATCATTCATGTAGTCAGCACTTGCATTTTTTATTAGATTGAGTGGATAATTGCATCATGTTACTTTTTATATGGCGACTGTTGAATCTGTTATCTGTGATGGTATCACTACATGGTTTGGCAAATTTTCTGTCAAGCTCAGATCCCAAATTCAAAATTTGATTAAGACGACTGGAAGGATAATTGGGATGCTCCCTTCATCTTCCCTGCAGGAGTCAAATTATTAACAGTGACATTATTTAACGATTATGGGTGAAATAGGAaacatttgtgtcattttacaTGACATGTTTCCCTAAATTTCTATGAATCGAGAGAATAAATGTCTACTGTGATGACAGAGATGTTGAGTTTTTAgagttttattctgaaagagaaaataaaacatactgTTGTCAAGATTGAGTGAAATGAGACCTACCACCATAACATTTTGATGATTTGATGCCTGAAATTGTCTGAAATTCtcattgttgtttgttttgccaCATAGAATTACTTCACATACAGCAAAGCTGGGACAAATGTTCATGTGACGTCTAAATCATTCAGATCCAAGAAGTAAATGTATAATAACATACTCtgtacagtgatgttgactgcactgctgaactctcctgatctggactcacaccagtacactCCAGTATCTGACTTTGATGTGTAGATGTTACATGTGGATCCAGTCATTCTCCTACAGTCAGAGAGTCGGCCGTCCTCAGAGAACTTCCTCACTCTCCACAGATTGAAGTTTCCCTCACAGGTCAGTGAGACAGAGTCAGAGGTGAAGTGTTGCACTCTGTCAGGACTCACTGTGAGAGACGCTGCTGAatgaacatctggaaacaacatgcagtgaagagACAAAGCTCACAGATGTTAGCATTCAAAATATCACAGTGAAAATATTTGTTTGAAGCTTTTGTTCTGAAGATCAGTGATAATATTTCAGTaagatgcagtgtttgtttggtcAAATTATGATGGTTATTATGAAAAATGT
The sequence above is a segment of the Oreochromis aureus strain Israel breed Guangdong linkage group 3, ZZ_aureus, whole genome shotgun sequence genome. Coding sequences within it:
- the LOC116312435 gene encoding sialoadhesin-like, yielding MEDFVMTHRVKLFVIICGSECSRLDVTMGHSLLCMMGFFLLSTVICGNAEVPVKPTVTLQPSWPQIYSGETVTVRCEIQGSEGTQWTYEWRRDQVNISETSNEYRIITVTESDSGGYSCRGRRDYLLTEWSDTITLTVSYKPRPVLTVSPSWLSPGASVTLNCEVEHPSAGWSFYWYKAVPDLSEKSSSYELLPDGSGTAQDSYIIHGQTHTAGYVCRAGRGDPEYHTDHSQPKFVWSADVHSAASLTVSPDRVQHFTSDSVSLTCEGNFNLWRVRKFSEDGRLSDCRRMTGSTCNIYTSKSDTGVYWCESRSGEFSSAVNITVQKHFSILVSPVHPVTEGASVSLSCSLRTQKILSNVFFYHNDKLIQNDTRGELKISAVSKSDEGFYKCQYSGRESAQSWMSVKVTVSGADSSSSPVWLMVGLVCGVSLIIILLLLLYRCRQSKYSCFTRSIQSESHSPGSSTNHGVNQDETHEYNSLQHGSDEHDDVTSSVIEFKDLRTKNTESVCAFYTKPIRKPQVGQA